One Phaseolus vulgaris cultivar G19833 chromosome 11, P. vulgaris v2.0, whole genome shotgun sequence genomic window carries:
- the LOC137832633 gene encoding zinc finger CCCH domain-containing protein 37: MENHIYSSYSPSTNYRFRDPDPSTMFLSHHHHRAADSASLRFSSSLADDIAPPGVTSRVASSAAANYLSPWASSAATSSLDFKRSSEALYHPTILGTIGQSEAWYSTNSLAKRPRYESASNMTIYPQRPGEKDCAHYMLTRTCKFGDSCKFDHPVWVPEGGIPDWKEVPNVVTSETPPERPGEPDCPYFLKTQRCKFGSKCKFNHPMVSSENEDISSGLPERPSEPPCTFYMKTGKCKFGAACKFHHPKDIQIQLSDEFSHTAAQTETSSMIGGAFGDIQPIKSLISPSLQNSKGLPVRLGEVDCPFYMKTGSCKYGATCRYNHPDRNAINPPIAGLGASILPSSAASLNIGLLSPAVSVYQAFDPRLSNPMSQVGIAESIYPQRPGQIECDFYMKTGECKFGERCKYHHPIDRSAPSLSKQASVKLTPAGLPRREGAVICPYYLKTGTCKFGATCKFDHPPPGEVVEMAKSQGTSADGGEAED; the protein is encoded by the exons ATGGAAAACCACATCTACTCCTCCTACAGCCCTTCCACCAACTACCGATTCCGCGACCCCGACCCCTCCACCATGTTCCTCTCCCACCACCACCACCGCGCCGCCGACTCCGCCTCCCTCCGCTTCTCCTCCTCCCTCGCCGACGACATTGCCCCGCCTGGCGTCACCTCCCGCGTAGCCTCCTCCGCCGCCGCCAACTACCTCTCCCCCTGGGCCTCCTCCGCCGCCACCTCCTCCCTCGACTTCAAACGCTCCTCCGAGG CTCTCTACCATCCAACCATTTTGGGTACAATTGGGCAAAGTGAAGCTTGGTATTCTACAAACTCACTGGCCAAGCGCCCTAGATATGAAAGTGCTTCCAATATGACTATATATCCACAGAGGCCAGGAGAGAAAGATTGTGCCCACTATATGCTCACGAGAACCTGTAAGTTTGGAGATAGCTGCAAGTTTGACCATCCTGTTTGGGTTCCTGAGGGTGGAATCCCGGATTGGAAAGAG GTTCCAAATGTTGTTACAAGTGAAACTCCTCCTGAGAGACCAGGGGAACCAGATTGTCCA TACTTTCTGAAAACTCAGAGATGCAAGTTTGGTTCGAAGTGCAAATTTAATCATCCTATGGTTTCCTCTGAAAATGAGGATATATCTTCTGGCTTACCCGAGAGGCCATCAGAGCCCCCTTGCACG TTCTACATGAAAACTGGAAAATGTAAATTTGGTGCTGCTTGCAAATTCCATCACCCCAAGGATATCCAGATTCAGTTGTCTGATGAGTTTAGTCATACTGCTGCACAGACAGAGACAAGTTCTATGATAGGAGGGGCATTTGGAGATATACAGCCAATTAAGTCTCTTATATCTCCATCATTGCAAAATAGCAAAGGACTTCCAGTAAGACTG GGGGAAGTGGATTGTCCATTCTACATGAAAACGGGCAG TTGCAAGTATGGTGCCACTTGCCGCTACAATCATCCTGACAGGAACG CAATTAATCCTCCCATTGCTGGATTAGGCGCTTCTATTTTGCCATCCTCAGCTGCTAGTCTGAATATTGGACTTCTTAGTCCAGCTGTGTCTGTCTATCAAGCTTTTGACCCAAGGCTGTCAAATCCAATG TCTCAGGTGGGAATTGCAGAAAGTATCTATCCTCAGCGACCTGGCCAGATTGAATGTGAT TTTTACATGAAAACTGGCGAGTGTAAATTCGGGGAAAGATGCAAGTATCATCACCCAATTGATCGCTCAGCACCATCACTGTCAAAGCAGGCTTCTGTCAAGCTCACTCCTGCAGGATTACCTAGAAGAGAG GGTGCTGTTATTTGTCCATATTATTTGAAAACTGGAACATGCAAGTTTGGTGCAACCTGCAAGTTTGACCACCCACCACCCGGAGAAGTTGTGGAGATGGCAAAATCACAAGGAACATCAGCCGATGGAGGGGAAGCAGAAGACTGA
- the LOC137808377 gene encoding uncharacterized protein produces the protein MKYVLVTGGVVSGLGKGVTASSIGVLLQACGFRVTSIKIDPYLNTDAGTMSPFEHGEVFVLDDGGEVDLDLGNYERFLDLKLTRDNNITTGKIYQSVIAKERRGDYLGKTVQVVPHITDAIQEWIERVAQIPVDGKEGPADVCVIELGGTIGDIESMPFIEALGQFSYRVGPGNFCLVHVSLVPVLNVVGEQKTKPTQHSVRQLRGLGLTPNLLACRSSKELDDNVKEKLSQFCHVPSSSILTLYDVPNIWHIPLLLRDQKAHEAILKTLNLRGVATEPNFKEWIATTKVYDKFHESVRIAMVGKYTNLSDAYLSVLKALLHASVACNRKLVVDWVPAENLEDDTSKEDPDAHKAAWALLKGANGILVPGGFGDRGVQGKILAAKYARENSVPFLGICLGMQIAVIEFSRSVLGLHDANSTEFDAKTKNPCVIFMPEGSKTHMGGTMRLGSRRTYFHVADCKSAKLYGNAHFVDERHRHRYEVNPDLISQLESAGLSFVGKDETGKRMEIVELPSHPFFIGAQFHPEFKSRPGKPSPLFLGLITAACDRTVVAASKGYNTKLPKGILGSHSPMLKTHNGNGFKSPNSPLNGVYTSTTANGVCVDGSC, from the exons ATGAAGTACGTGTTGGTGACAGGTGGTGTTGTGAGTGGACTCGGGAAAGGAGTCACTGCAAGCAGTATTGGCGTGCTCCTTCAGGCTTGTGGCTTTCGAGTTACTTCTATCAAGATtg ATCCCTATCTGAACACTGATGCAGGAacaatgtctccttttgaaCATGGGGAAGTGTTTGTTTTAGATGATGGCGGTGAG GTTGACCTTGATCTTGGAAACTATGAACGTTTCTTGGACCTCAAATTAACTCGTGACAATAATATCACAACTGGAAAAATTTACCAG TCTGTTATTGCAAAGGAGAGAAGAGGAGATTATCTTGGCAAGACTGTGCAG GTTGTTCCACATATTACTGATGCCATCCAAGAATGGATAGAGCGTGTGGCACAGATACCTGTTGATGGAAAAGAAGGCCCAGCTGATGTGTGTGTCATTGAGTTGGGTGGAACTATTg GGGATATTGAGTCTATGCCTTTTATTGAAGCACTTGGCCAATTTTCGTACCGAGTAG GCCCCGGAAACTTCTGTTTGGTTCATGTCAGCCTGGTCCCTGTTCTCAATGTTGTTGGTGAACAG AAAACAAAGCCAACTCAGCACAGTGTCCGCCAACTTAGAGGGTTAGGGTTGACTCCAAATCTTCTTGCTTGTCGCAGTTCAAAG GAACTTGATGACAATGTTAAGGAAAAACTTTCTCAATTTTGTCATGTTCCG TCTTCAAGCATACTTACTCTCTATGATGTTCCAAATATTTGGCACATTCCTTTGCTATTAAGA GACCAGAAGGCACATGAGGCAATCCTAAAAACATTAAACCTGCGAGG TGTTGCTACAGAGCCCAATTTTAAGGAGTGGATTGCAACAACAAAAGTATATGACAAATTTCACGAATCT GTTAGAATTGCAATGGTGGGAAAATATACAAATCTTTCAGATGCATATCTTTCTGTACTTAAG GCACTTTTGCATGCTTCTGTTGCCTGCAACCGTAAGCTTGTTGTGGACTGGGTTCCTGCCGAAAATCTTGAAGATGATACATCTAAGGAG GATCCTGATGCACATAAAGCTGCTTGGGCTCTGTTGAAG GGTGCTAATGGCATTCTTGTTCCGGGAGGATTTGGTGATAGAGGAGTGCAAGGAAAAATTCTTGCTGCCAAGTATGCTAGAGAAAATAGTGTTCCATTTCTAGGCATTTGCTTGGGGATGCAAATTGCTGTCATTGAGTTTTCAAGATCGGTTCTTGGTCTTCATGATGCTAATAGCACAGAATTTGATGCCAAGACTAAAAACCCATGTGTCATATTTATGCCAGAA GGTTCAAAGACTCATATGGGGGGAACCATGCGTCTCGGTTCAAGGAGAACTTACTTTCACGTTGCTGACTGCAAATCGGCCAAGTT gTATGGCAATGCACACTTTGTTGATGAGCGACATCGGCATCGATACGAG GTTAATCCTGACTTGATATCACAACTCGAGAGTGCTGGTTTGTCTTTTGTTGGCAAAGATGAAACAGGGAAGCGCATGGAG ATAGTTGAATTACCTAGCCATCCTTTCTTCATTGGTGCTCAATTTCACCCAGAGTTTAAGTCAAGACCAGGGAAACCTTCTCCATTGTTCCTAG GGTTAATAACAGCAGCATGTGATAGGACAGTTGTGGCAGCAAGCAAAGGGTATAACACCAAGCTACCAAAAGGGATACTTGGTTCACACTCACCAATGTTGAAAACACACAATGGAAATGGGTTCAAGTCTCCCAATAGTCCCTTAAATGGTGTATATACAAGTACAACTGCCAATGGGGTGTGTGTGGATGGTAGCTGTTAA